The proteins below come from a single Acinonyx jubatus isolate Ajub_Pintada_27869175 chromosome A1, VMU_Ajub_asm_v1.0, whole genome shotgun sequence genomic window:
- the SLC6A7 gene encoding sodium-dependent proline transporter isoform X2 produces the protein MKKLQGAHHRKPITPDLLMTPSDQGDVDLDVDFAADRGNWTGKLDFLLSCIGYCVGLGNVWRFPYRAYTNGGGAFLVPYFLMLAICGIPLFFLELSLGQFSSLGPLAVWKISPLFKGAGAAMLLIVGLVAIYYNMIIAYVLFYLFASLTSNLPWEHCGNWWNTDLCLEHRGSKDGNGALPLNLTSTVSPSEEYWSRYVLHIQGSRGIGSPGEIRWNLCLCLLLAWVIVFLCILKGVKSSGKVVYFTATFPYLILLMLLVRGVTLPGAWKGIQFYLTPQFHHLLSSKVWIEAALQIFYSLGVGFGGLLTFASYNTFHQNIYRDTFIVTLGNAITSILAGFAIFSVLGYMSQELGVPVDQVAKAGPGLAFVVYPQAMTMLPLSPFWSFLFFFMLLTLGLDSQFAFLETIVTAVTDEFPYYLRPKKAVFSGLICVAMYLMGLVLTTDGGMYWLVLLDDYSASFGLMVVVITTCLAVTRVYGIQRFCRDIHMMLGFKPGLYFRACWLFLSPATLLALLVYSIVKYQPSEYGSYRFPAWAELLGILMGLLSCLMIPAGMLVAVLREEGSLWERLQQASRPTMDWGPSLEENRTGMYVATLVGSQSPKPLMVHMRKYGGITSFENTAIEVDREIAEEEESMM, from the exons ATGAAGAAGCTCCAGGGAGCTCACCATCGCAAG CCCattaccccagacctactgatgACCCCCAGTGACCAGGGGGACGTGGACCTGGATGTGGACTTTGCCGCGGACCGGGGGAACTGGACAGGCAAACTGGACTTCCTGCTGTCCTGCATCGGCTACTGCGTGGGCCTGGGGAATGTCTGGCGCTTCCCCTACCGAGCCTACACCAACGGAGGAG GTGCCTTCCTCGTGCCCTACTTCCTCATGCTGGCCATCTGTGGcatccccctcttcttcctcgaGCTCTCTCTGGGCCAGTTCTCCAGCCTGGGACCCCTGGCCGTCTGGAAAATCAGCCCCCTCTTCAAAG gtgccgGCGCGGCCATGCTGCTCATCGTAGGCCTGGTGGCCATCTACTACAACATGATCATCGCCTACGTCCTCTTCTACCTCTTCGCCTCCCTCACCAGCAACCTGCCCTGGGAACACTGTGGCAACTGGTGGAACACAGACCTCTGCCTTGAGCACAGAGGCTCCAAGGATGGCAATGGAGCCCTGCCCCTCAACCTCACCAGCACCGTCAGCCCCAGCGAGGAGTACTGGAG CCGCTACGTTCTCCACATCCAAGGCAGCCGGGGCATTGGCAGTCCTGGGGAGATCCGCTGgaacctctgcctctgcctgctgCTTGCCTGGGTCATCGTGTTCCTCTGTATCCTCAAAGGTGTGAAGTCTTCGGGCAAG GTGGTATATTTCACGGCCACGTTCCCCTACCTCATCCTGCTCATGCTGCTGGTCCGAGGAGTCACCCTCCCAGGGGCCTGGAAGGGCATCCAGTTCTATCTCACCCCTCAGTTCCACCATCTGTTGTCTTCCAAG GTGTGGATCGAAGCTGCTCTTCAGATCTTCTACTCCCTGGGTGTGGGCTTCGGGGGTCTCCTCACTTTTGCCTCCTACAACACGTTTCACCAGAACATCTATAG AGACACCTTCATCGTCACTCTGGGCAACGCCATCACCAGCATCCTGGCTGGCTTCGCCATCTTCTCCGTGCTGGGCTACATGTCTCAGGAGCTGGGTGTGCCTGTGGACCAAGTGGCCAAAGCAG GCCCCGGCCTGGCCTTTGTCGTCTACCCACAGGCCATGACCATGCTGCCTCTGTCGCCCTTCtggtccttccttttcttcttcatgctCCTGACTCTTGGCTTGGATAGCCAG tttgCCTTCCTGGAGACCATTGTGACAGCTGTGACAGACGAGTTCCCGTATTACCTGCGGCCCAAGAAGGCTGTGTTCTCGGGGCTCATCTGCGTGGCCATGTACCTGATGGGGCTGGTCCTCACCACCGAC GGGGGCATGTACTGGCTGGTGCTTCTGGACGACTACAGTGCCAGCTTCGGGCTAATGGTGGTGGTGATCACCACGTGCCTCGCCGTCACCCGGGTGTATG GCATCCAGAGGTTCTGCCGGGACATCCACATGATGCTGGGCTTCAAGCCGGGCCTGTACTTCAGGGCCTGCTGGCTGTTCCTGTCCCCGGCCACGCTTCTG GCCCTGCTGGTATACAGCATCGTCAAGTACCAGCCCTCAGAGTACGGCAGCTACAGATTCCCAGCCTGGGCAGAGCTGCTGGGCATCCTGATGGGCCTGCTGTCCTGCCTCATGATCCCAGCCGGCATGCTGGTGGCCGTGCTCCGGGAGGAGGGCTCGCTCTGGGAG CGGCTCCAGCAGGCCAGCCGACCGACCATGGACTGGGGCCCATCGCTGGAGGAGAACCGGACTGGCATGTACGTGGCCACGCTCGTGGGGAGCCAGTCACCCAAGCCACTGATGGTGCACATGCGCAAGTACGGGGGCATCACCAGCTTCGAGAACACTGCCATCGaggtggaccgcgagatcgctgAGGAGGAGGAGTCTATGATGTGA
- the SLC6A7 gene encoding sodium-dependent proline transporter isoform X1: MQSPHKPLGAAGTSPSSCWWPGRQHSFPEDGGHLRPGNKAVPGKGLCFQEQRRKPITPDLLMTPSDQGDVDLDVDFAADRGNWTGKLDFLLSCIGYCVGLGNVWRFPYRAYTNGGGAFLVPYFLMLAICGIPLFFLELSLGQFSSLGPLAVWKISPLFKGAGAAMLLIVGLVAIYYNMIIAYVLFYLFASLTSNLPWEHCGNWWNTDLCLEHRGSKDGNGALPLNLTSTVSPSEEYWSRYVLHIQGSRGIGSPGEIRWNLCLCLLLAWVIVFLCILKGVKSSGKVVYFTATFPYLILLMLLVRGVTLPGAWKGIQFYLTPQFHHLLSSKVWIEAALQIFYSLGVGFGGLLTFASYNTFHQNIYRDTFIVTLGNAITSILAGFAIFSVLGYMSQELGVPVDQVAKAGPGLAFVVYPQAMTMLPLSPFWSFLFFFMLLTLGLDSQFAFLETIVTAVTDEFPYYLRPKKAVFSGLICVAMYLMGLVLTTDGGMYWLVLLDDYSASFGLMVVVITTCLAVTRVYGIQRFCRDIHMMLGFKPGLYFRACWLFLSPATLLALLVYSIVKYQPSEYGSYRFPAWAELLGILMGLLSCLMIPAGMLVAVLREEGSLWERLQQASRPTMDWGPSLEENRTGMYVATLVGSQSPKPLMVHMRKYGGITSFENTAIEVDREIAEEEESMM, encoded by the exons CCCattaccccagacctactgatgACCCCCAGTGACCAGGGGGACGTGGACCTGGATGTGGACTTTGCCGCGGACCGGGGGAACTGGACAGGCAAACTGGACTTCCTGCTGTCCTGCATCGGCTACTGCGTGGGCCTGGGGAATGTCTGGCGCTTCCCCTACCGAGCCTACACCAACGGAGGAG GTGCCTTCCTCGTGCCCTACTTCCTCATGCTGGCCATCTGTGGcatccccctcttcttcctcgaGCTCTCTCTGGGCCAGTTCTCCAGCCTGGGACCCCTGGCCGTCTGGAAAATCAGCCCCCTCTTCAAAG gtgccgGCGCGGCCATGCTGCTCATCGTAGGCCTGGTGGCCATCTACTACAACATGATCATCGCCTACGTCCTCTTCTACCTCTTCGCCTCCCTCACCAGCAACCTGCCCTGGGAACACTGTGGCAACTGGTGGAACACAGACCTCTGCCTTGAGCACAGAGGCTCCAAGGATGGCAATGGAGCCCTGCCCCTCAACCTCACCAGCACCGTCAGCCCCAGCGAGGAGTACTGGAG CCGCTACGTTCTCCACATCCAAGGCAGCCGGGGCATTGGCAGTCCTGGGGAGATCCGCTGgaacctctgcctctgcctgctgCTTGCCTGGGTCATCGTGTTCCTCTGTATCCTCAAAGGTGTGAAGTCTTCGGGCAAG GTGGTATATTTCACGGCCACGTTCCCCTACCTCATCCTGCTCATGCTGCTGGTCCGAGGAGTCACCCTCCCAGGGGCCTGGAAGGGCATCCAGTTCTATCTCACCCCTCAGTTCCACCATCTGTTGTCTTCCAAG GTGTGGATCGAAGCTGCTCTTCAGATCTTCTACTCCCTGGGTGTGGGCTTCGGGGGTCTCCTCACTTTTGCCTCCTACAACACGTTTCACCAGAACATCTATAG AGACACCTTCATCGTCACTCTGGGCAACGCCATCACCAGCATCCTGGCTGGCTTCGCCATCTTCTCCGTGCTGGGCTACATGTCTCAGGAGCTGGGTGTGCCTGTGGACCAAGTGGCCAAAGCAG GCCCCGGCCTGGCCTTTGTCGTCTACCCACAGGCCATGACCATGCTGCCTCTGTCGCCCTTCtggtccttccttttcttcttcatgctCCTGACTCTTGGCTTGGATAGCCAG tttgCCTTCCTGGAGACCATTGTGACAGCTGTGACAGACGAGTTCCCGTATTACCTGCGGCCCAAGAAGGCTGTGTTCTCGGGGCTCATCTGCGTGGCCATGTACCTGATGGGGCTGGTCCTCACCACCGAC GGGGGCATGTACTGGCTGGTGCTTCTGGACGACTACAGTGCCAGCTTCGGGCTAATGGTGGTGGTGATCACCACGTGCCTCGCCGTCACCCGGGTGTATG GCATCCAGAGGTTCTGCCGGGACATCCACATGATGCTGGGCTTCAAGCCGGGCCTGTACTTCAGGGCCTGCTGGCTGTTCCTGTCCCCGGCCACGCTTCTG GCCCTGCTGGTATACAGCATCGTCAAGTACCAGCCCTCAGAGTACGGCAGCTACAGATTCCCAGCCTGGGCAGAGCTGCTGGGCATCCTGATGGGCCTGCTGTCCTGCCTCATGATCCCAGCCGGCATGCTGGTGGCCGTGCTCCGGGAGGAGGGCTCGCTCTGGGAG CGGCTCCAGCAGGCCAGCCGACCGACCATGGACTGGGGCCCATCGCTGGAGGAGAACCGGACTGGCATGTACGTGGCCACGCTCGTGGGGAGCCAGTCACCCAAGCCACTGATGGTGCACATGCGCAAGTACGGGGGCATCACCAGCTTCGAGAACACTGCCATCGaggtggaccgcgagatcgctgAGGAGGAGGAGTCTATGATGTGA
- the SLC6A7 gene encoding sodium-dependent proline transporter isoform X3: protein MQSPHKPLGAAGTSPSSCWWPGRQHSFPEDGGHLRPGNKAVPGKGLCFQEQRRKPITPDLLMTPSDQGDVDLDVDFAADRGNWTGKLDFLLSCIGYCVGLGNVWRFPYRAYTNGGGAFLVPYFLMLAICGIPLFFLELSLGQFSSLGPLAVWKISPLFKGAGAAMLLIVGLVAIYYNMIIAYVLFYLFASLTSNLPWEHCGNWWNTDLCLEHRGSKDGNGALPLNLTSTVSPSEEYWSRYVLHIQGSRGIGSPGEIRWNLCLCLLLAWVIVFLCILKGVKSSGKVVYFTATFPYLILLMLLVRGVTLPGAWKGIQFYLTPQFHHLLSSKVWIEAALQIFYSLGVGFGGLLTFASYNTFHQNIYRDTFIVTLGNAITSILAGFAIFSVLGYMSQELGVPVDQVAKAVCLPGDHCDSCDRRVPVLPAAQEGCVLGAHLRGHVPDGAGPHHRRGHVLAGASGRLQCQLRANGGGDHHVPRRHPGVWHPEVLPGHPHDAGLQAGPVLQGLLAVPVPGHASGPAGIQHRQVPALRVRQLQIPSLGRAAGHPDGPAVLPHDPSRHAGGRAPGGGLALGAAPAGQPTDHGLGPIAGGEPDWHVRGHARGEPVTQATDGAHAQVRGHHQLREHCHRGGPRDR, encoded by the exons CCCattaccccagacctactgatgACCCCCAGTGACCAGGGGGACGTGGACCTGGATGTGGACTTTGCCGCGGACCGGGGGAACTGGACAGGCAAACTGGACTTCCTGCTGTCCTGCATCGGCTACTGCGTGGGCCTGGGGAATGTCTGGCGCTTCCCCTACCGAGCCTACACCAACGGAGGAG GTGCCTTCCTCGTGCCCTACTTCCTCATGCTGGCCATCTGTGGcatccccctcttcttcctcgaGCTCTCTCTGGGCCAGTTCTCCAGCCTGGGACCCCTGGCCGTCTGGAAAATCAGCCCCCTCTTCAAAG gtgccgGCGCGGCCATGCTGCTCATCGTAGGCCTGGTGGCCATCTACTACAACATGATCATCGCCTACGTCCTCTTCTACCTCTTCGCCTCCCTCACCAGCAACCTGCCCTGGGAACACTGTGGCAACTGGTGGAACACAGACCTCTGCCTTGAGCACAGAGGCTCCAAGGATGGCAATGGAGCCCTGCCCCTCAACCTCACCAGCACCGTCAGCCCCAGCGAGGAGTACTGGAG CCGCTACGTTCTCCACATCCAAGGCAGCCGGGGCATTGGCAGTCCTGGGGAGATCCGCTGgaacctctgcctctgcctgctgCTTGCCTGGGTCATCGTGTTCCTCTGTATCCTCAAAGGTGTGAAGTCTTCGGGCAAG GTGGTATATTTCACGGCCACGTTCCCCTACCTCATCCTGCTCATGCTGCTGGTCCGAGGAGTCACCCTCCCAGGGGCCTGGAAGGGCATCCAGTTCTATCTCACCCCTCAGTTCCACCATCTGTTGTCTTCCAAG GTGTGGATCGAAGCTGCTCTTCAGATCTTCTACTCCCTGGGTGTGGGCTTCGGGGGTCTCCTCACTTTTGCCTCCTACAACACGTTTCACCAGAACATCTATAG AGACACCTTCATCGTCACTCTGGGCAACGCCATCACCAGCATCCTGGCTGGCTTCGCCATCTTCTCCGTGCTGGGCTACATGTCTCAGGAGCTGGGTGTGCCTGTGGACCAAGTGGCCAAAGCAG tttgCCTTCCTGGAGACCATTGTGACAGCTGTGACAGACGAGTTCCCGTATTACCTGCGGCCCAAGAAGGCTGTGTTCTCGGGGCTCATCTGCGTGGCCATGTACCTGATGGGGCTGGTCCTCACCACCGAC GGGGGCATGTACTGGCTGGTGCTTCTGGACGACTACAGTGCCAGCTTCGGGCTAATGGTGGTGGTGATCACCACGTGCCTCGCCGTCACCCGGGTGTATG GCATCCAGAGGTTCTGCCGGGACATCCACATGATGCTGGGCTTCAAGCCGGGCCTGTACTTCAGGGCCTGCTGGCTGTTCCTGTCCCCGGCCACGCTTCTG GCCCTGCTGGTATACAGCATCGTCAAGTACCAGCCCTCAGAGTACGGCAGCTACAGATTCCCAGCCTGGGCAGAGCTGCTGGGCATCCTGATGGGCCTGCTGTCCTGCCTCATGATCCCAGCCGGCATGCTGGTGGCCGTGCTCCGGGAGGAGGGCTCGCTCTGGGAG CGGCTCCAGCAGGCCAGCCGACCGACCATGGACTGGGGCCCATCGCTGGAGGAGAACCGGACTGGCATGTACGTGGCCACGCTCGTGGGGAGCCAGTCACCCAAGCCACTGATGGTGCACATGCGCAAGTACGGGGGCATCACCAGCTTCGAGAACACTGCCATCGaggtggaccgcgagatcgctgA